GCTGGTGGTGGTGCTGGTGGAGGTATAGGAGGTGGAGCTGGTGGTGGAAAAGGTGGAGGCATAGGAGCAGGTGGTGGTGCCGGTGGTGGCGCTGGAGGCGGTGCTGGTGTTGGTTTTGGAGGTGGAAAAGGTGGAGGGATAGGAGGTGGAGCTGGTGGTGGAAAAGGTGGAGGCATAGGAGCAGGTGGTGGTGCCGGTGGTAGAACTGGAGGCAGTGCTGGTGGTGGTTTTGGAGGTGGAAAAGGTGGAGGGATAGGAGGTGGTGTTGGAGGTGGAGGTGGAGTTGGTGGTGGTGGTGGCGTTGGAGGGGGTGCTGGTGGTGGCTTTGGAGGTGGAAAAGGTGGAGGGATAGGAGGTGGAGCTGGAGGTGGTGCTGGTGGTGGTGTTGGAGGTGGTGCTGGCGGTGGTTTTGGCGGTGGAAAAGGCGGAGGTATAGGAGGTGGAGTTGGCGGTGGTGGAGGAGGTGTTGGTGGTGGCGGTAGCTTTGGAGGTGGTGCTGGTAGAGGAATTGGAGGGGGATTTTAGTTGCAAAATATGCATGcttaaaaatattataacttGTAAGCGTGCATGCTAATGCATGGTGTGGTTGACTA
The Gossypium arboreum isolate Shixiya-1 chromosome 10, ASM2569848v2, whole genome shotgun sequence genome window above contains:
- the LOC108488750 gene encoding glycine-rich cell wall structural protein-like; translated protein: MGKLISKRLEVFVMIFVFAIGIAECRKLEKETLGGGFGRGVGGGVGGGHGGGLGGGFGGGKGGGVGVGGGAGAGGGGGLGGGGGGGLGGGKGGGIGGGAGGGKGGGIGGGAGGGAGGGIGGGAGGGKGGGIGAGGGAGGGAGGGAGVGFGGGKGGGIGGGAGGGKGGGIGAGGGAGGRTGGSAGGGFGGGKGGGIGGGVGGGGGVGGGGGVGGGAGGGFGGGKGGGIGGGAGGGAGGGVGGGAGGGFGGGKGGGIGGGVGGGGGGVGGGGSFGGGAGRGIGGGF